Proteins from a genomic interval of Pseudomonas silesiensis:
- the plsB gene encoding glycerol-3-phosphate 1-O-acyltransferase PlsB translates to MTRSPLRRLVFGTLRRLLYLWVRSETINQSSLSLNLDRSRPVFYVLQDPSLTDLAVLDTECGKAGLPRPVLPVSVGYLVEPAAFFYLTPAPDWLGRQDKRGAPPTLTRLVSALSQNAAEDAQIIPVSVFWGQSPDSESSPWKLLFADSWAVTGRLRRLLSIIVLGRKTRVQFSAPIHLRELIDHNKGHERTVRMAQRILRVHFRNLKAAVIGPDISHRRNLVKGLLNQPLVRQAILDEAERENISPEKAKAQALRYGNEIASDYTYTAIRFLEVVLSWFWNKIYDGIKVNNIEGVQQVAQGHEVIYVPCHRSHIDYLLLSYLLFRNGLTPPHIAAGINLNMPLIGGLLRRGGAFFMRRTFKGNPLYTSVFNEYLHTLFTKGFPVEYFVEGGRSRTGRMLQPKTGMLAITLRSFLRSSRMPIVFIPVYIGYERVLEGRTYLGELRGASKKKESIFDIFKVIGALKQRFGQVAVNFGEPIKLTEFLDSEQPDWRQQALGPQFKPAWLNETTHRLGEKVAQHLNEAAAINPVNLVALALLSTSRLALDDRAMARVLDLYLALLRKVPYSPHTTLPEGDGRALIEHVKDMDLLSEQSDALGKILYLDEQNAVLMTYYRNNVLHIFALPSLLASFFQSASRMSRDQILRYTRALYPYLQAELFIRWPLDELDAVIDQWLEAFVEQGLLRFENDVYLRPAPSSRHFVLLTLLSKSIAQTLQRFYMTVSLLLNSGQHSITAEELEDLCTVMAQRLSILHGLNAPEFFDKSLFRHFIQTLLDLDVLKRDEAGKLGYHELLGELAEGAAKRVLPAEIRLSIRQVALHRSEDAADIVERV, encoded by the coding sequence ATGACCCGCTCCCCGCTCCGCCGTCTTGTGTTTGGCACCTTGCGCCGACTCTTGTACCTCTGGGTTCGCTCGGAGACGATCAACCAGTCCTCGCTCTCCCTCAACCTCGACCGCAGCCGTCCGGTGTTCTACGTCCTGCAAGATCCTTCGCTGACCGACCTCGCCGTGCTCGATACCGAGTGCGGCAAGGCCGGTCTGCCGCGCCCGGTGCTGCCGGTCTCGGTGGGCTACCTGGTGGAACCGGCGGCGTTTTTCTACCTGACGCCAGCGCCCGACTGGCTAGGACGCCAAGACAAACGCGGGGCGCCACCTACCCTCACCCGCCTGGTCAGCGCCCTGAGCCAGAACGCCGCCGAAGACGCACAAATCATTCCGGTCAGCGTGTTCTGGGGTCAGTCGCCGGACAGCGAATCAAGCCCTTGGAAACTGCTGTTCGCCGACAGCTGGGCGGTCACCGGCCGCCTGCGTCGGTTGCTCAGCATCATCGTGCTGGGACGCAAGACCCGCGTGCAGTTTTCGGCGCCGATCCACCTGCGCGAACTGATCGATCACAACAAGGGCCACGAGCGTACGGTGCGCATGGCCCAGCGGATTCTGCGGGTGCATTTCCGCAACCTCAAAGCCGCCGTTATCGGCCCGGACATTTCCCACCGGCGCAACCTGGTCAAGGGTCTGCTCAATCAGCCATTGGTCAGGCAAGCGATCCTCGACGAAGCCGAACGCGAAAACATCTCCCCGGAGAAAGCCAAGGCCCAGGCCCTGCGCTATGGCAACGAGATCGCCTCGGACTACACCTACACCGCGATCCGCTTTCTGGAAGTGGTGCTGAGCTGGTTCTGGAACAAGATCTACGACGGGATCAAGGTCAACAATATCGAAGGCGTACAGCAGGTCGCCCAGGGTCACGAAGTGATCTACGTGCCATGCCATCGCAGCCATATCGACTATCTGCTGCTGTCCTATCTGCTGTTCCGCAACGGCCTGACCCCGCCGCACATCGCCGCCGGGATCAACCTCAACATGCCGCTGATCGGCGGGCTGTTGCGCCGTGGCGGTGCGTTCTTCATGCGCCGCACCTTCAAGGGCAATCCGCTGTACACCTCGGTGTTCAACGAATACCTGCACACCCTGTTCACCAAAGGCTTCCCGGTCGAGTACTTCGTCGAGGGCGGCCGCTCGCGCACCGGGCGCATGCTGCAGCCGAAAACCGGGATGCTCGCGATCACCCTGCGCAGCTTCCTGCGCTCATCGCGGATGCCCATCGTGTTCATTCCGGTGTACATCGGTTACGAGCGCGTACTGGAAGGCCGGACCTATCTCGGCGAGCTGCGTGGCGCGAGCAAGAAGAAAGAATCGATCTTCGACATTTTCAAAGTCATCGGGGCGCTCAAGCAGCGTTTCGGCCAGGTAGCGGTAAACTTCGGCGAGCCGATCAAACTGACGGAATTCCTCGACAGCGAACAGCCCGACTGGCGCCAGCAGGCGCTTGGTCCGCAGTTCAAACCGGCCTGGCTCAACGAAACCACCCACCGTCTCGGCGAGAAAGTCGCGCAGCATCTGAACGAAGCGGCAGCGATCAACCCAGTCAATCTGGTCGCTCTGGCGCTGTTGTCCACCAGCCGCCTGGCCCTGGACGATCGCGCCATGGCGCGGGTACTCGACCTGTATCTGGCACTGCTGCGCAAAGTCCCCTACTCGCCGCACACCACCCTGCCGGAAGGTGACGGCCGAGCGCTGATCGAGCACGTGAAGGACATGGACCTGCTGTCCGAGCAGAGCGATGCCCTGGGCAAGATTCTGTATCTGGACGAGCAGAACGCCGTCCTGATGACCTACTACCGCAACAACGTGCTGCACATTTTCGCGTTGCCATCACTGCTGGCGAGCTTCTTCCAGAGCGCATCGCGCATGAGCCGCGATCAGATCCTGCGCTACACCCGGGCGCTGTATCCGTACCTGCAAGCGGAGCTGTTCATTCGCTGGCCGCTGGACGAACTGGATGCGGTGATCGATCAGTGGCTCGAGGCGTTCGTCGAGCAAGGCCTGCTGCGGTTCGAGAACGACGTCTACCTGCGTCCGGCACCGAGTTCGCGACATTTCGTGCTGCTGACACTGCTGTCGAAAAGCATCGCCCAGACCCTGCAACGCTTCTACATGACCGTATCCCTGCTCCTCAACAGCGGCCAACACAGCATCACTGCCGAAGAGCTGGAGGACCTGTGCACGGTCATGGCACAGCGCCTGTCGATCCTCCATGGCCTGAACGCTCCGGAATTCTTCGACAAGAGCCTGTTC
- a CDS encoding cold-shock protein, whose protein sequence is MATRETGNVKWFNDAKGYGFIQREDGVDVFVHYRAIRGEGHRSLAEGQQVEYAVVTGEKGLQAEDVVGL, encoded by the coding sequence ATGGCTACGCGCGAAACCGGCAATGTGAAGTGGTTCAACGATGCCAAGGGGTATGGCTTCATCCAGCGCGAGGACGGGGTGGATGTGTTCGTGCACTACCGTGCGATCCGCGGGGAGGGGCATCGCTCGCTGGCGGAGGGTCAGCAGGTTGAGTATGCGGTGGTGACGGGTGAGAAGGGGTTGCAGGCTGAGGATGTGGTGGGGCTGTAA
- a CDS encoding putative RNA methyltransferase, producing the protein MLACPICSEPLNAVDNGVACPAGHRFDRARQGYLNLLPVQHKNSRDPGDNLAMVEARRDFLNAGHYAPVARRLAELAAGYAPQRWLDIGCGEGYYTAQIAEALPNADGYALDISREAVKRACKRNPQLTWLIASMARVPLASGSCQFLASVFSPLDWAEAKRLLSSGGGLMKVGPTSGHLMELRERLYDEVREYTDDKHLALVPEGMTLQHSETLEFKLTLEKGQDRANLLAMTPHGWRASAERRAAVIEQVAPFEVTVSMRYDYFVLQ; encoded by the coding sequence ATGCTGGCCTGCCCGATCTGCAGCGAACCGCTGAATGCGGTGGACAACGGCGTGGCCTGCCCCGCCGGGCATCGTTTCGACCGCGCGCGCCAGGGTTACCTGAACCTGTTGCCGGTGCAGCACAAGAACAGCCGCGACCCCGGGGACAACCTGGCGATGGTCGAAGCCCGCCGCGACTTCTTGAATGCCGGCCATTACGCGCCGGTGGCCAGGCGTCTGGCGGAACTGGCTGCCGGGTACGCGCCGCAGCGCTGGCTGGACATCGGCTGTGGCGAGGGTTACTACACCGCGCAAATCGCCGAGGCGTTGCCCAATGCCGATGGTTATGCGCTGGACATTTCCCGGGAAGCGGTCAAACGCGCTTGCAAGCGCAACCCGCAGTTGACCTGGTTGATCGCCAGCATGGCCCGGGTGCCGTTGGCCTCTGGCAGTTGCCAGTTTCTCGCCAGCGTCTTCAGCCCGCTGGACTGGGCGGAAGCCAAGCGCCTGCTCAGCTCCGGCGGCGGCTTGATGAAGGTCGGACCGACCAGCGGCCATCTGATGGAATTGCGCGAGCGGCTGTACGACGAAGTCCGTGAGTACACGGATGACAAGCATCTGGCCCTGGTGCCGGAAGGCATGACGCTTCAACACAGTGAAACACTGGAGTTCAAACTGACCCTGGAAAAGGGTCAGGATCGCGCGAACCTGCTGGCGATGACACCTCACGGCTGGCGCGCCAGTGCCGAACGCCGGGCGGCGGTCATTGAGCAAGTGGCGCCTTTCGAGGTCACTGTTTCGATGCGCTACGATTACTTCGTACTTCAATAA
- the dapE gene encoding succinyl-diaminopimelate desuccinylase, whose product MTAHADLSPTLQLAIDLIRRPSVTPVDADCQKQMMQRLGDAGFALEPMRIEDVDNFWATHGKHDGPVLCFAGHTDVVPTGPVTAWQIDPFNALIDEHGMLCGRGAADMKGSLAAMTVAAERFVADYPDHKGKVAFLITSDEEGPAHHGTKAVVERLAARKERLDWCIVGEPSSTTLVGDVVKNGRRGSLGAKLTVRGIQGHVAYPHLAKNPIHLAAPALAELAAEHWDHGNDFFPPTSFQISNVNSGTGATNVIPGDLVAVFNFRFSTESTVEGLQKRVAYILDKHGLDWHIDWALSGLPFLTEPGALLDAVASSIKDVTGRETKASTSGGTSDGRFIATMGTQVVELGPVNATIHQVNERVLAADLDVLTDIYYQTLIKLLA is encoded by the coding sequence ATGACGGCCCACGCCGACCTTTCGCCGACCCTTCAACTCGCCATCGACCTGATCCGCCGTCCCTCCGTGACGCCGGTCGACGCCGATTGTCAGAAGCAGATGATGCAGCGCCTGGGCGATGCCGGTTTTGCGCTCGAACCCATGCGCATCGAAGATGTGGATAACTTCTGGGCGACCCACGGCAAACACGACGGCCCGGTGCTGTGCTTCGCCGGCCATACCGACGTCGTCCCGACCGGCCCGGTCACCGCCTGGCAGATCGACCCGTTCAACGCACTGATCGACGAACACGGCATGCTTTGCGGCCGTGGCGCGGCGGACATGAAAGGCAGCCTCGCCGCCATGACCGTGGCAGCCGAGCGTTTCGTCGCCGACTACCCGGATCACAAGGGCAAGGTCGCTTTCCTGATCACCAGCGACGAAGAAGGCCCGGCGCATCACGGCACCAAGGCGGTGGTCGAACGCCTCGCTGCCCGCAAGGAACGCCTGGACTGGTGCATTGTCGGCGAACCGTCGAGCACCACACTGGTCGGTGACGTGGTCAAAAACGGTCGTCGCGGCTCCCTCGGCGCCAAACTGACCGTGCGCGGGATTCAAGGTCACGTGGCGTATCCACACCTGGCGAAGAACCCGATCCACCTCGCCGCGCCCGCGCTGGCAGAACTGGCTGCCGAGCACTGGGACCACGGCAACGATTTCTTCCCGCCGACCAGCTTCCAGATCTCCAACGTCAATTCCGGCACCGGCGCGACCAACGTGATCCCCGGTGACCTGGTGGCCGTGTTCAACTTCCGCTTCTCCACCGAGTCGACCGTCGAAGGCCTGCAAAAGCGCGTTGCCTACATCCTCGACAAGCATGGCCTGGACTGGCACATCGACTGGGCCCTGTCCGGCCTGCCGTTCCTGACCGAGCCGGGCGCGTTGCTGGATGCCGTCGCATCGAGCATCAAGGACGTCACCGGTCGCGAAACCAAAGCCTCTACCAGCGGTGGCACCTCCGATGGGCGTTTCATCGCGACCATGGGCACACAAGTGGTTGAACTGGGCCCGGTCAACGCAACGATCCATCAGGTCAACGAACGCGTGCTGGCTGCCGACCTCGACGTGCTGACCGACATTTACTACCAGACCCTGATCAAGTTGCTCGCCTGA
- a CDS encoding glycosyltransferase, with the protein MSSRKFGLNLVVVLAIAALFTGFWALINRPVTAPDWPEQISGFSYSPFQQGQYPQKEQYPTDDDMRRDLEILSKLTDNIRTYSVDGTLENIPKLAEEFGLRVTLGIWISPDEERNEREITRAIEIANSSRSVVRVVVGNEAIFRKEITAPELSIILDRVRAAVKVPVTTSEQWHVWKENPSLAKHVDLIAAHVLPYWEHVPMEQSGQFVLDRARDLKKMFPKKPLLLSEVGWPSNGRMRGGADASPADQAIYLRTLVNKLNRQSFNYFVIEAFDQPWKASDEGSVGAYWGVFNAARQQKFNFEGPVVAIPQWRVLAVGSVVLALLSLTLLMIDGSALRQRGRTFLTFIAFLCGSVLVWIGYDYSLQYSTWFSLTIGFLLALGALGVFIVLLTEAHELAEAVWTHKRRREFLPVVGDSDYRPKVSIHVPCYNEPPEMVKQTLNALANLDYPDFEVLIIDNNTKDPAVWEPVQAYCETLGPRFKFFHVAPLAGFKGGALNYLIPHTAKDAEVIAVIDSDYCVDPNWLKHMVPHFADPKIAVVQSPQDYRDQNESTFKKLCYAEYKGFFHIGMVTRNDRDAIIQHGTMTMTRRSVLEELGWADWCICEDAELGLRVFEKGLSAAYYHTSYGKGLMPDTFIDFKKQRFRWAYGAIQIIKRHTASLLRGKDTELTRGQRYHFLAGWLPWVADGMNIFFTVGALLWSAAMIIVPQRVDPPLLIFAIPPLALFVFKVGKIIFLYRRAVGVNLKDAFCAALAGLALSHTIAKAVLYGFFTSSIPFFRTPKNADNHGFWVAISEAREEVFIMLLLWGAALGIYLVNGMPSNDMRFWVAMLLVQSLPYLAALIMAFLSSLPKPSVEAEPLPAV; encoded by the coding sequence ATGTCATCGCGTAAATTTGGACTCAACCTGGTGGTGGTGCTCGCCATCGCTGCCTTGTTTACTGGCTTCTGGGCGCTGATCAATCGCCCGGTCACCGCCCCCGACTGGCCCGAACAGATCTCGGGTTTTTCGTACTCGCCCTTCCAGCAAGGCCAGTACCCTCAGAAAGAGCAGTACCCGACCGACGATGATATGCGTCGGGATCTGGAGATCCTGAGCAAGCTGACGGACAACATCCGTACGTACTCGGTCGATGGCACCCTGGAAAACATTCCAAAACTGGCAGAAGAATTCGGCCTGAGGGTCACCCTCGGCATCTGGATCAGCCCGGACGAGGAGCGTAACGAGCGCGAGATCACGCGTGCGATCGAAATCGCCAACAGTTCGCGCAGTGTGGTCCGGGTGGTTGTAGGCAACGAGGCGATCTTCCGTAAGGAAATTACCGCCCCGGAGCTCAGCATTATTCTCGATCGCGTACGCGCGGCGGTGAAAGTGCCAGTGACCACTTCCGAGCAATGGCACGTCTGGAAAGAAAATCCCAGCCTGGCCAAGCACGTCGACCTGATCGCCGCGCACGTGCTGCCGTACTGGGAACACGTGCCGATGGAGCAGTCCGGGCAGTTCGTGCTCGACCGCGCCCGCGACCTGAAAAAGATGTTCCCGAAAAAACCGCTGCTGCTGTCGGAAGTCGGCTGGCCGAGCAACGGCCGTATGCGCGGTGGCGCCGATGCGTCACCGGCAGACCAGGCGATCTACCTGCGCACACTGGTCAACAAGCTCAACCGCCAGAGTTTCAACTACTTCGTGATCGAAGCGTTTGACCAACCGTGGAAGGCCAGTGACGAAGGTTCGGTGGGCGCTTACTGGGGCGTTTTCAACGCCGCACGCCAGCAGAAATTCAACTTCGAAGGCCCGGTCGTCGCGATTCCGCAATGGCGGGTGCTGGCTGTCGGTTCGGTGGTGTTGGCCCTGCTGTCCCTGACCCTGCTGATGATCGACGGCTCGGCCCTGCGTCAACGCGGCCGCACCTTCCTGACCTTCATCGCGTTCCTCTGCGGTTCGGTGCTGGTGTGGATCGGTTATGACTACAGCCTGCAATACAGCACCTGGTTCAGCCTGACGATAGGCTTCCTGCTCGCCCTCGGCGCGCTCGGGGTGTTTATCGTGCTGCTGACCGAGGCCCACGAACTGGCCGAAGCGGTCTGGACCCACAAGCGTCGGCGCGAATTCCTGCCGGTAGTGGGTGATTCGGACTATCGACCGAAAGTCTCGATTCACGTGCCTTGCTACAACGAGCCGCCGGAGATGGTCAAACAGACCCTCAACGCCCTGGCCAACCTCGATTACCCGGACTTCGAAGTCCTGATCATCGACAACAACACCAAGGACCCGGCGGTCTGGGAGCCGGTGCAGGCCTATTGCGAAACCCTCGGCCCGCGCTTCAAGTTCTTCCACGTCGCACCCTTGGCCGGCTTCAAGGGCGGCGCGCTGAATTACCTGATTCCGCATACCGCCAAGGATGCCGAAGTGATTGCGGTGATCGACTCGGACTACTGCGTCGACCCGAACTGGCTCAAGCACATGGTGCCGCACTTCGCCGATCCGAAAATCGCCGTGGTGCAATCGCCACAGGATTACCGCGACCAGAACGAAAGCACCTTCAAGAAGCTCTGCTACGCCGAATACAAAGGCTTCTTCCACATTGGCATGGTCACCCGCAACGACCGTGACGCGATCATCCAGCACGGCACCATGACCATGACCCGGCGCTCGGTGCTCGAGGAGCTCGGCTGGGCGGACTGGTGCATCTGTGAAGACGCGGAGCTGGGCCTGCGCGTATTCGAAAAAGGCCTGTCGGCGGCGTATTACCACACCAGCTACGGCAAAGGCCTGATGCCCGATACCTTTATCGACTTCAAGAAACAGCGGTTCCGCTGGGCCTATGGCGCGATTCAGATCATCAAGCGTCACACCGCCAGCCTGTTGCGCGGCAAGGACACCGAACTGACCCGTGGCCAGCGTTACCACTTCCTCGCGGGCTGGTTGCCGTGGGTCGCGGACGGCATGAACATCTTCTTCACCGTTGGCGCACTGTTGTGGTCGGCGGCGATGATCATCGTGCCGCAACGGGTCGATCCGCCGTTGCTGATTTTCGCGATCCCGCCATTGGCGCTGTTCGTGTTCAAGGTCGGCAAGATCATCTTCCTCTACCGTCGTGCGGTGGGGGTTAACCTCAAGGATGCGTTCTGCGCGGCACTGGCCGGGCTGGCGTTGTCGCACACCATCGCCAAGGCGGTGCTGTACGGTTTCTTCACCAGCAGCATTCCGTTCTTCCGCACCCCGAAAAACGCCGATAACCACGGCTTCTGGGTGGCGATTTCGGAAGCGCGGGAAGAAGTGTTCATCATGCTGCTGTTGTGGGGTGCGGCGCTGGGGATTTACCTGGTGAATGGCATGCCGAGCAACGACATGCGCTTCTGGGTGGCCATGCTGCTGGTGCAGTCGCTGCCGTACCTGGCGGCGCTGATCATGGCGTTCCTGTCTTCGCTGCCCAAACCTTCGGTCGAAGCCGAGCCGCTACCAGCGGTCTAA
- the tcdA gene encoding tRNA cyclic N6-threonylcarbamoyladenosine(37) synthase TcdA: MSTEDPRFAGIARLYGIEGLERLRAAHVAIVGVGGVGSWAAEAVARCGVGEISLFDLDDVCVSNANRQLHALDSTVGKPKVEVMAERLRGINPDCTVHAVADFVTRDTMAEYITPNIDCVIDCIDSVNAKAALIAWCKRRKIQIITTGGAGGQIDPTLIQVCDLNRTFNDPLASKVRSTLRRDYNFSRTVTRHYSVPCVFSTEQLRYPKPDGSICLQKSFVGDGVKLDCAGGFGAVMMVTATFGMVAATKAVDKIVAGVRRPADRVKPEV, encoded by the coding sequence ATGAGTACAGAAGATCCGCGGTTTGCTGGCATCGCCCGCTTGTATGGCATCGAGGGCCTGGAGCGCTTGCGCGCGGCCCATGTGGCGATCGTCGGCGTCGGCGGCGTCGGCTCCTGGGCGGCGGAAGCCGTTGCCCGGTGTGGCGTGGGCGAAATTTCGCTGTTCGACCTGGACGATGTCTGTGTCAGTAACGCCAATCGTCAGCTGCACGCGCTGGACAGCACCGTCGGCAAGCCCAAGGTCGAGGTGATGGCCGAGCGCCTGCGCGGGATCAACCCGGACTGCACGGTGCACGCGGTGGCGGATTTCGTCACCCGCGACACCATGGCTGAGTACATCACGCCGAACATCGACTGCGTGATCGACTGCATCGACAGCGTGAATGCCAAGGCGGCGCTGATCGCCTGGTGCAAACGGCGCAAGATCCAGATCATCACCACCGGCGGCGCGGGCGGGCAGATCGACCCGACGCTGATCCAGGTGTGCGACCTGAATCGCACCTTCAATGACCCGCTGGCCTCGAAAGTACGCTCGACCCTGCGCCGCGATTACAACTTCTCCCGCACCGTGACCCGCCATTACAGCGTGCCCTGCGTGTTTTCCACCGAACAGCTGCGCTACCCAAAGCCGGATGGCAGCATTTGCCTGCAGAAAAGTTTTGTCGGCGATGGCGTGAAGCTCGACTGCGCCGGCGGGTTTGGCGCGGTGATGATGGTGACGGCGACGTTCGGGATGGTGGCGGCGACCAAGGCTGTGGATAAGATTGTGGCTGGGGTGCGGCGGCCGGCGGATCGGGTTAAGCCTGAAGTTTAA
- a CDS encoding SufE family protein, with translation MSLPADAVIALETFQAAAGWEQRARLLMQWGDRLPVLSDVDKVEANRVHGCESQVWLVGALQDGHWQFAASSDARLIRGLVALLLARVNGLSAAELKQVDLPEWFSQLGLSRQLSPSRSNGLNAVLQRMNELAG, from the coding sequence ATGAGTCTGCCGGCCGATGCCGTCATTGCGCTCGAAACCTTCCAGGCTGCCGCCGGATGGGAACAACGGGCGCGGCTGCTGATGCAGTGGGGCGATCGTCTGCCCGTGCTGAGCGATGTGGACAAGGTCGAAGCCAACCGGGTGCATGGCTGTGAAAGTCAGGTCTGGCTGGTGGGCGCGTTGCAGGATGGGCATTGGCAGTTCGCCGCGAGCAGCGATGCGCGGTTGATTCGCGGGTTGGTGGCGTTGTTGCTGGCGCGGGTCAATGGGTTGTCCGCGGCTGAGTTGAAGCAGGTGGATTTGCCGGAGTGGTTCAGTCAGCTGGGGCTGTCACGGCAACTGTCTCCCTCGCGGAGCAATGGCCTGAACGCCGTGCTCCAGCGAATGAATGAGTTGGCCGGTTAA
- a CDS encoding aminotransferase class V-fold PLP-dependent enzyme, with product MMIPSPWRADFPAIAALQRQDQTYLDNAATTQKPQALLDALAHYYANGAANVHRAQHLPGAHATQAFEDSRRKVAQWLNAGDCGQIIFTHGATSALNLLAYGLEHLFNPGDEIVISALEHHANLLPWQQLAHRRDLKLVILPLDGDGLIDLDTAARLIGPRTRLLAVSQLSNVLGAWQPLPALLKMAQAHDALTVIDGAQGVVHGRHDVQALGCDFYVFSSHKLYGPEGLGVLFGRDKALEQLRHWQFGGEMVMDANYHDARFRPAPLGFEAGTPPIAGVIGLGATLDYLAGLDQAAVSAHEAALHDYLLKGLEARTGIRLLGKPQLALVSFVVEGVHNSDLAHLLTEQGIAVRAGHHCAMPLLKSLELAGAIRVSLALYNDSEDLERFFEALDQALELLR from the coding sequence ATGATGATTCCCTCTCCCTGGCGCGCCGATTTTCCGGCCATCGCCGCTCTGCAACGGCAAGACCAGACCTATCTGGACAACGCCGCCACCACGCAAAAACCCCAAGCCCTGCTCGATGCCCTGGCGCATTACTACGCCAACGGCGCGGCCAACGTGCATCGGGCGCAACACTTGCCCGGCGCCCACGCCACCCAGGCGTTCGAGGACAGCCGCCGCAAAGTCGCCCAATGGCTCAATGCCGGCGATTGCGGGCAGATCATCTTTACCCACGGCGCGACATCCGCGCTGAATCTCCTGGCCTATGGCCTGGAACACCTGTTCAATCCGGGCGATGAAATCGTCATCAGCGCCCTGGAGCATCACGCCAATTTGTTGCCATGGCAGCAACTGGCCCACCGTCGCGACCTGAAGCTGGTGATCTTGCCGTTGGATGGCGATGGTTTGATCGATCTCGATACCGCCGCTCGGCTGATCGGCCCGCGTACGCGCCTGCTGGCAGTCAGTCAGCTGTCCAACGTGCTCGGGGCCTGGCAACCGTTGCCCGCATTGCTGAAGATGGCGCAGGCGCATGACGCCTTGACCGTGATCGATGGCGCCCAAGGCGTCGTCCATGGTCGACATGACGTGCAGGCGCTGGGTTGCGACTTCTATGTGTTTTCCAGCCATAAGCTCTACGGCCCCGAGGGCCTCGGCGTGCTGTTCGGACGCGATAAGGCGCTGGAGCAGCTGCGCCACTGGCAGTTTGGCGGTGAAATGGTGATGGATGCCAATTATCACGACGCCCGCTTCCGCCCGGCCCCACTGGGTTTTGAAGCGGGTACGCCGCCGATTGCCGGCGTGATTGGCCTGGGGGCGACCCTGGATTACCTGGCCGGGCTCGATCAGGCAGCCGTGTCCGCCCACGAAGCGGCCCTGCATGACTATTTGCTCAAAGGCCTGGAGGCGCGCACCGGCATCCGCCTGCTGGGCAAACCGCAGTTGGCGCTGGTCAGTTTTGTGGTCGAGGGTGTGCATAACTCCGATCTGGCACATCTGCTGACGGAACAGGGGATTGCCGTACGTGCGGGCCATCACTGTGCTATGCCGCTGCTGAAAAGCCTGGAACTGGCCGGGGCGATTCGGGTGTCGTTGGCGCTGTACAACGACTCCGAAGACCTGGAGCGGTTCTTTGAAGCGCTGGATCAGGCGCTGGAGTTGTTGCGATGA
- the dapD gene encoding 2,3,4,5-tetrahydropyridine-2,6-dicarboxylate N-succinyltransferase, protein MSTTLFSLAFGVGTQNRQGAWLEVFYAQPLLNPSAELVAAIAPILGYTEGNQAITFSVAQASQLADALKGVDAVQAALLTRLAESHKPLVATVLAEDAQLSSTPEAYLKLHLLSHRLVKPHGLNLAGIFPLLPNVAWTSQGAIDLGELAERQLEARLRGELLEVFSVDKFPKMTDYVVPAGVRIADAARLRLGAYVGEGTTVMHEGFINFNAGTEGPGMIEGRVSAGVFVGKGSDLGGGCSTMGTLSGGGNIVIKVGEGCLIGANAGIGIPLGDRNTVESGLYITAGTKVALLDENNALVKVVKARELAGQSDLLFRRNSQTGAVECKTHKSAIELNEALHAHN, encoded by the coding sequence ATGTCCACTACCCTGTTCAGCCTGGCCTTTGGTGTCGGCACTCAAAACCGTCAAGGCGCATGGCTGGAAGTGTTTTACGCGCAGCCACTGCTCAATCCGTCGGCCGAACTGGTGGCCGCCATCGCGCCAATCCTGGGCTACACCGAAGGCAACCAGGCCATCACCTTCAGCGTCGCCCAGGCGTCGCAACTGGCCGACGCGCTCAAAGGCGTCGATGCTGTGCAGGCCGCCCTGCTCACCCGTCTGGCCGAAAGCCACAAGCCGCTGGTCGCGACCGTCCTGGCCGAAGATGCGCAACTGTCTTCCACGCCTGAGGCCTACCTCAAACTGCACTTGCTGTCCCACCGCCTGGTCAAGCCGCATGGTTTGAACCTCGCCGGGATTTTCCCCTTGCTGCCGAACGTGGCGTGGACCAGCCAGGGCGCCATCGATCTTGGCGAACTGGCCGAACGTCAACTCGAAGCCCGCCTGCGTGGCGAGCTGCTGGAAGTGTTCTCGGTGGACAAGTTCCCGAAAATGACCGACTACGTGGTACCGGCCGGTGTGCGCATCGCGGATGCGGCACGTCTGCGCCTGGGCGCCTATGTCGGCGAAGGCACCACCGTGATGCACGAAGGCTTCATCAACTTCAACGCGGGCACCGAAGGCCCGGGCATGATCGAAGGTCGTGTCTCCGCAGGCGTATTCGTTGGCAAGGGCTCGGACCTGGGCGGCGGTTGCTCGACCATGGGCACCCTGTCGGGCGGCGGCAACATCGTGATCAAGGTCGGCGAAGGCTGCCTGATCGGCGCCAACGCCGGTATCGGTATCCCGTTGGGCGACCGCAACACCGTTGAATCGGGCCTGTACATCACCGCCGGGACCAAGGTGGCATTGCTGGATGAGAACAACGCGCTGGTGAAAGTGGTGAAAGCCCGTGAACTGGCCGGCCAATCGGACCTGCTGTTCCGCCGCAATTCGCAGACCGGTGCCGTGGAATGCAAAACCCACAAATCGGCCATCGAACTGAACGAAGCGCTGCACGCTCACAACTAA